The genomic window GGCAAAGGAATCAAGACCTTTAAAAATTATAGAGGCTGAATCTCCACAGAGAGTTTAAGAAGAGCTCCAGAAAGACTAACTTAGTGAATACAATTGAAACATTTTCTTGAGGGAAAAGTCTATACAGGATGAGGAGAGACACTTAAAAGATACATTGTCAACATCCATTAAATCATTTCAACAACACATTGGATTTCATTACTTTCAGACatattactataatattttattagctaGCTTGTATAGAGCACTTTTAAGGGggttacaaaatattttacaattgttaattcatttaatcttcataacaatttcataagtaaattgcCATTATAATCCCCATTCTACAAGGGatgaaattcagaagaaagaagttaaattgACTTCTAGGATCACAAAAATATAGATTATGAGGCAAGATTCAATGGAATCAACTGGAGAAATTTATAGTATTATAATATCAATTTGGGACCCACTGATAGGGAAGGTATGCAAACCTGCCATTCAAAGACCTTATTGTTCTCTTCAGACAGAGATCAATGCATGAAGTGCCCTGAGGACCAATATCCCAATAGGGAGAGGATTCACTGCCTCCCCAAAAGGGTGGCTTTCCTGGCCTATGAAGAAAACTTGGGCACAGCCTTGGCCTCCATAgctgcttccttctctcttctcacagCTCTGGTTCTCTGGGTCTTTGTGAAGCACAAAGATACCCCCATAGTCAAAGCAAACAATCGGGATCTCAGCTacattctcctcttctccctttccttatgCTTCCTTTGTTCCCTGTTCTTCATTGGCCGCCCATCTGCAACAAATTGTCTCCTCAGACAAACAACATTTGGAGTCATGTTCACAGTGGCCGTCTCCTCTATTCTGGCCAAAACCATCACTGTGGTTCTGGCCTTCAGAGCCACAAGACCAAGCAGCAAGAGGAGAAGATGGGTGGGCTCCAGAGCACCTATTTCTCTTGTTGTCTTTTGTACCTTCACTCAAGTCATGATCTGTTCAATGTGGCTCTTTCTTTCACCCCCATTCCCCGATGTAGACACACACTCTGACACTGAGCACATCATCCTTGAGTGCAATGAGGGCTCTCTCATTGCCTTCTACTCTGTCCTGGGCTACATAGCACTCTTGGCCCTGGGGAGCTTCACTGTGGCTTTTCTAGCCAGAAATCTCCCTGATACCTTCAATGAAGCCAGGTTCATCACCTTCAGCATGCTTGTGTTCTGCAGTGTCTGGATTTCCTTCCTGCCCACATACCAGAGCACCAAGGGGAAGATGATGGTGGCTGTGGAGGTCTTCTCCATCTTGAGTTCCAGTGCTGGCTTACTAGGCTGCATCTTTATCCCCAAGTGCTATGTAATCCTTCTACAGCCACAGAAGAACAccaagaaatttttaaagaataatccaAATTCCTGAGAcaagaagaattcagaaaatttCTACATTACTCTCAATAATAacaagatgtttttaaaaattaatcttgcttgaaaatatatctattttccccagatgaaaatatttatagcagctttctttgcaGTAGCAATGAACTAAAAATAAgggggatactcatcaattgggtaatgagtATAGAAGTTTAGGCACATGTTTGTAATGAAATAATATGgaacaataaaaaatgacaaattaactaattttttaaatacataaaaatgccaaaatgaaatgaggaatgatacaaacaaaacaaaaagatcaTTATAGAGAATAACTGAGTCATTGTTTGAACCATAACTTCATGCCCACCTCAGGAGGAAGAAGTGTTAAATAGAAACATGATAGTaataatacatacacacatatacatatacacacatataattaaaATTCCAACAGACTGAGTTCCATATAAGAGGATCAAATTATTGGTCAGGCTAACAATCAACCATACAtttttcatttggtgatctctcagtcatgaaagacaaaaaatattaaGCATCTTGAGCCAAAAATTTAATTTTGGAAGCTTGTTATACAGCCCTCCTCTAACCATCTCCTCTTGGTATATATCTAATGAGAAGAACTGATTTTCTCTCAGTCCCTCCCTGATTGCTTCATGATAGTGACAGGAGTCATGCCTGATAATAAGATTCTAATGGCCCTTGGTGTTCTGGACAGGAAGATCAAGTTGGGGCTGAATAAGTTTTGATCTCCATAGGTCATTTCAATAGGGAACTCAAGGATGACATCTTGCTGCCTGCAGACATTCTTGGATTGAGCCAGTCTTGTTTACCAGGCAACATTGAAACATTCAAATTCAATCACCCCAATTTGTAAGATGCTCTGAGGCATGGAAAGTAAAAGCATTTCTTGACTTACTTAGGAACAAAGAGATAGTGAAAGAGGTTTGAAAGACAGACTCAAGCCTCAATTTCAAacgtacaaataaaaaaaaactatcacttatgtatattaatacatatattgTGTCTATTTCTCATTGTCTCTTGAGCTCTCTGTCTCTTTGATCCATCTCTATCTCATTCTCATCTCTGGGTTTCTGTATGACTTTCTTATTCGtactctcattctctgtctctttccctgaaTGATGAAGACAAGAGCAATAATTTAATGAACTGACAGAATATTAACCTCAATTTAAGAAGATAGAATTAAATaaggatgtatgtgtgtgtgttaagtCCTACACAATTTCAAAAATGTAATTTCACAAATACATggttgaagaaaaatatataaatcagtgaaattatcttttatttctagGGAAATTCTGgaataaataattagaaatttacTTCTAGATAGATAGAAAGGGAATAGAAGATTACAGAAGACTTAATAAAACTTGATTCCTCTCTACTGAAAgaggtgattttcccaaagtttcAAATAAGACATTCTATCTAGATGTGGCCATTGGAGATATTTATTATCCTTAACTAGGCATATTTCTTCCAagagttttattttctccttttctaattGGGGGAAGCTTTCCACTaagtgaaaaaatatgatttaaattaaaaagagaagtAAGATCAAATTACATAGACAAGCACCAATATATCAAGAATAGGTCATATAAAAGTGATTGCATTGCCTGTATGGACAAGGTCACTAAATAGGCATGTATTAAACAAATCAATCAACAATCCTTTGCTATTTGCTTTCTATGTGTTAAATTCTTTGATGAGTAGAAAACATACCCCCAAAGTGAAAAGGATCTAGAATACTATAGTGTAAATGTGCTGAATGGTTTCTtaaattttagcaaaaaaaaGAGACTATTATGCACagtaacaaaattataatgacAATAAATTTTGAATGACTTGGGTTCTCAGATTAATACAATGAACCACAATTCCATAGAACTCAGGAAAGAAAATGCTCCCCATTTTCACAGAAAACTGACAAACTCTGAAAGTATATTGAAGGAgagtttttcactttctttttttttgttttgttgacaCTATAgtcaatgtggaaatatgttttgcattatttctcctgtataatgggtattgtattgcttgccttctcaatgaatcAGTGTAAGTATTTtttcaaatcaataaaaaaaattagcaaaatattTGATAAGGTATGAAATGTTTTTACTTTATAAAAGGCATTGATATGTGTTAGAATGTGCTTTAATGAAACAGAATGGGAATTGATTGAATGGCTAAACTCAAAGAGAACTCAGAGTTTTAAATCCAACTTGGAAAGAGATGCCTAATGCTTCTATATTTTGCCCTAGTTTCttaacattttagaaatgaattgtaaatcttaaaactgaTCCCACTGTACCTTAGAaaatttggttaagctattccccattttaaataatgaaggtacttgatcaggaatgtattgggaacttttaaaattactccaccctgctcatacagtgccttaggggaagataaagttgtaaactcctgatggaacaatgaaaaagtccctaactcatacttatagtaaagctagaaccttaagctaggtctctttttagatctaatacaaaagggtactaagtacctataaaggttaaattaatcactaaaaggtcaagcaacttacaaagtgcaagcttagcaaagaaatgtgaaatattcagaagatataatctaatcagagaagatgataacaaaagaagatgtgaactaagaatggtcagtcctcgGGAAAACATcttgtgactggtagatgtgagaatttaggggaggtaacataagagaaaattctctttaaaaggagtggCTCTCTGAACTTGGTGGGGAGTTTGGAGTTAGGTTGGAGGAGCtaggtctctgaactcagttcaggagttgaggatttcagtgaaggactgtaGTTTTACTTTAGGatgtcttgtggtgagtgatgaaAAGACTGCctagtctctctcttaaggctcagccCTAGGCCATATGGCCAAtgcccttcatactatttactctctactctctctctccctttccttaattccttcatttgtattaattaaaatctccattaaaaaccagctgacttgtgtattttcatatttggaaatttttcccatggtgaccacttattttttatttaaatcaatatactaaaaattatctttaaagttttggcaattcaaagtcttgaaacccacattttcacagttagAGAATGAGGCACATATATAGTTGCCATCCTGACCAAATTTgcagaatataaaaaaattatacttaataaaactgtctttgtatctctctttctgtctctcttcctcaccctctccctctctgtctctatctctgtctctgtctctgtctgtctctctgtctcttgactCTTTCTCACTCTCTATCTGTATCCGTGGCAAGAGCAAATAAGATCTTAAAAGGCCAGAATAGTGACCTCAATAGTGGATgatataattaaataaagataTACGAAAAAtcatatacaaatacaaatcaaaaattaaatttgaCAAATATGGATTATGGCTCAACATAAAACCAGTGAAATTTACTTTGATTGCTGAAAAAATTCTGGAATAAATTATGAGAAAATTAGTTCTAGACACCtataaaagaaaaggatgatTACAAAGTATTCACGATGAACATGCTGCAACCCTCCTCCACTTCCTGACAGACAAGTGATGGATACAGAGTAAAACTTGAGACATATATCAGGATACAGCCAATAGAAAGATTTCTTTTGCTTCACTACACATGCTTATTAtgagttgtttttccttcttttaattttttggaaaGAGAGTCTTCAGCAGTCTCTACCAAATATTTAGGGATTTACAAGGACTGTAATTCAATATGGGTTGGCACGGTGTCAGAATAGTCACAAAATCCATTAGTCTGGGCCAAATTGAGAGGTCATAACAGTGAGAAAAAAGGTAATCTTCGCATTCTACTTTGCCCTTTGCCAAACAACTAAATCCTCAGAATCTTGGTCAATGTTTTTACATTCTACTCAGGAATTTTGCTCAGAAAGTTCaccactgggaaaaaaaaaagatctccatTAAATTAGTTCAGCTAGTTCAACTTTCATCAGAAATTCAATAAATTCAACTCTATTTCAGAAATGAAATGCAGTTCCCAGTAGAATGGCAACTAAATTGAGTTGGCTTAAAGTGTTTTTTCAGAACATTAAAAAAGTAACACTTAAGACTGCGGCCCTTTGGAATCATCATTGGTTTTGAATTGATTAAAATCCTTAATTCTTGGTCATGAAGCACTAAATGACATCATTGACAGGTAACGGTGTCTGATGGGAAAAGTACTGAACTTATAATCCACATATACAAAATGGAATTTTGGCTTTGAGTAATTACTATGTGATCATggcaaattctttctttcctctgatcCATAGTTTCTTCAtaattaaaatggcaataataaactCAAGTGAAGTTACAAAATTGTTAcagagaaattctattcaaaaaaAGAGAAGTGCTGTATAAAAGTGAATCATTTCTTCAAATACTTTGCTTTACCTTTTTCCTTTATACttccatcttttttccctttccttctacttctttatgCTTCTCCACACTGTGGatgtcatcttcatcatcatccatTACTCATTTCTTCATTGCTTTTCTTCTTGTCTTCCACCTTTTTGGTCTacatatctttcttttcttcttcttcagttctCCTCATTCTTCACCCTCCATTGCTTCTTCTcaactttcttttgccttttctcatccttcttcttagtttccttcccctttcttctccacAATGTTCTTCACTTTAATCTGAGTAGtaataatcatttttatcatCGGAGGAGTTATTCCATCAGGCTCTGCAAGTGGTATTTCTAACTTCAAGGAGACACAAAGTCCAAACTATTTTGAGTCATGACTAAGTAATCAATATATCATTTGCATATCTCAGATGTTTTAATAGAAGAGAATGCTCCACTTAATGTAATTGGCAGAATTATGAAATGACTTGGTGTGACCCTGTTATCACATTGGCATTAGGCTTAAACTATCATCACAGATCGAAGCAAAGAAGGATCTCTTTCTTCTCACATCTTCTTTCACAGTGGAAGGAAAACTCCCTTAGTTCCTGGACCCTTTTCCCCAGATCCCTGTATATAAACACAGAATGAGAGATTGGACCCATGATTTTATTGGCTTAAAGAATTCTTCATTGAGAAAATTCCTTCTGCCATTACAGTTCTAGTTTGTTAATAAATCTTTAGTGTTTTGGATTCTTATTTTAAGTTTAAATTGGATACTTCATGATATCACTGATctgtcaaatttaaaaaatatggaaattataTAACTGGAGAGACACTATAAGGTCCTTTATCTCAGATCCAGAAGTGAAATAATGTGACTGAATTAGGCAAGCAGACAACAGAAGGGCTGGTTAGTGGAGTGATTATGGGaaacaaagatgatttttttctgcAGCAGGACTTGATACAAATCCCCATTACAAGCATCAGTGTTGAATCTTTGTCAAGCAATAACTGCTGGAAATATCTCTATATGCTGAACTAGTGACAAGATACTCTGTACCAGAACCATGTAAGAGAACAATACTCTGAGAGTAAATCCTAGCTGCAGGACTCTCTCCTTTAGAATTGGGCAAAGAGAAGGCTGAGATCACAGAACTCCTAACCACTCAGTTGCTACCTCTTTCTTACCTTGTCAACTCTCACAAAATGTTCTTTGATAAAATGAGCCCAAGACCAGAGTCACTGTGTAAGCCAGATGCCTTCATAGATTCTCACATGCTAAGAAGTTTCCCTGTTCTGAAAAGCTCATGGGACTCCAACTCACTTTGTCCCAATTGGCCTTGCTGAGGACCCAGGAGTTGGGAGGAAGGAGTGAGAAAACAAGTTTTTACTCAGACGCAGGGACACAGGTGCAGAGCCCCCAGCAGTTGTGGTCCCCAGAGAGCCTCACTGATTGAGCTCTCTCTGTCTGCAGAGGGGGAAGCAAACAGAAGATCCTGTCCTTATCCAATAACAAGGAAATTTGTTTATAATTAGCTAAGCCCAAGTTCTTCTTAAATATGTGTTGGTCAGCAACGTCTCTATCATGATCATCACCCAGACTTGTATTGCATTGTGTCTGCATGACTGTCAGGGGACAAACCAAGCTGGCACAACTGCTCAGTAAAGAGGCAGGACCTCTGCAGGAGACTGCCCCATCCCAAGACAACTGAAACTGCTACAGGTGCTAATGCCCTGCTTCCCCCAAAGCACATcacaattttttttgagaaagcaGGTGGACTTTGGCTGTGAGCTAAAAAGAAGCCTTCTTGATGTTGTTCCaacttttcttcttcctgctCCTACAGCTGCCACTCTCTGTGGGCAGAGAAGAAGGGAACCCCTGCCATGAAGAAAGGACTTTCAGCCCCACATACTATAGAGATGGGGATCTGGTTATTGGAGGattttttcctctacttttacaTGAGTTAGACAAATTACCATATTGGAAAACATTTTGGTTTCACCCTAAGGATATCATAAAACAtcatcagtaagtatttattcagttcttttagttaattttttcacttgtcaaccagttattttcttccttgatgaTGTACAATCTCCCattggaaagtaaaggaaaaacagcGAAAAAATTTGTAACAGATAAGTATAATCAGGcaaaaatttttccattttagttaTATCCAAGAACGAATGTCTTATTTTAGAGATACCCATCACCTTTCTGTCAGGAAATGTGTGTATTCTTTATAATCAATCCTCTGCACTGCTCAGAGTTCTTCAGATTCTCAGATCATTTGCTTTTATTATATTGCAGTTAAATTATATGGTGCTTTCTAAGTTCTTCTGTCTTCATACTATCTCAGTACATAACTGGCATCTGCCATTTCTATGaaatcatctttctctttttactaCGGCTCACATATATTCCATTATATACACAGATCAATATGTGTTTCGCCATTCACTAATCACTGTACACCCTCTTAATACTTAGATATTTGTCactacaaaatgaatatataaatgtatgactgtatatacacacacatatacatatattaaacacCAAGATCCTTTATGTTATCTTTATATTCTTTTAGGTATTATTTGGTCATAAGGTGTCTACAATTTAATAACATTTTGGCAAGACAtacaaattgctatccagaatgtcAACACTAACACTATTACTTTAAATTCCTctcacatttgtttcttttttccaacttTACCAATATGATGGATATGAAGTAGAAATTCAGAGTTGCTTTTACTCCCTTTTTGCTGATCATTAtacatttgtaaaattttaaataccTTTAGATTGTTTGGAATTCTGACCTGAAGATCTATCTGTTTAAATCCTTTGAAAtgcatcaattgaggaatggctcttgtttttataaatttcaatCAGTTCCTTacatatcttggaaatgagactttAACTATATGCTGTATGTatttttccattaatattttcCCCTTGTTATCTTAGTTACATTAGATTTGTTTTTGAGGAAAAGAATCTTAGTTGCTTGATGTAATCAAATATGCTATTTTGTTATCTTTGATCCTCTAtgcctcttgtttggtcatgaactatTCTCCAGCagataaatatgaaaatgaatatattctatatttctctcaatcatatctgaattattttaatagctAGTTTAAGTATCCCACTGGAGAGtacatggggatatgatttgagATGAGGATCTTTACCATATTTCTAAAAAATTGTTGCCTAATTTTCACAGTAGtatttgtcttattttcttttattagtcATTGAACTCAATTGCCTCAATTTTTTGAAATTCATTTACTGACTTTGCAAAGAATTCAGGACATTTTCACAATAGATTTTGGATATCACATGAGAGTTGGTAGAGAACTGCTACTCTGATGTAAGTGTGATGATAAAGCTGGTTGAGGGTAGAAAGAGAGTCTCCAATACAGCCCCTGAGCCCTTGAGACCAGATAGGTTTTAATATGGTCAAAGCTTTGGCTTCTGAGTCCCTgacagtaataaaataaaattttcacagACTAAAACACTGAGGCAACATGTGAGACTCAAAAAGTAGTTATGGCCCTTCACTATGTGAGTACGCTCATAATTGTACCTGCATTTGATGGAAAAaattctccatttaaaaatttcagtTTCTTTCAAGGGTGAAGagtaggaagaaaaatatttcttgtccCTAACAATCTCCTTCCTACTGTAGGTGGCAGCCCAAACACTACTATCAGGTCCTGGCCTTGATGTTTGCTGTAGAAGAGATCAACAGGAACACCAAACTGTTACCCAATATAACCCTGGGATTCCATATCTTTAATGCCTATCACAATGATGACAGAACCTTGGAGAGCTCCCTGGTGTGGCTGTCAGGCCAGGGACCAACCATTCCAAATTACAGCTGTGAGAGTCAGGGCAAGTCTATAGTGGTCATTGGAGGAGCCACTTCTGAATTGACTGTTTCCATGGGAACTCTACTTGAGCTCTATAGGATCCCACAGGTAGGGATTTATAGCTTCAATTTAGCCTATACTGCTTAGAGGACACAGAAATGCGTTAATAGCTCTGTTACTTGAAAGTTAGACTCCAAAAGTTTGGAGAAATCCTAATGTCTAATTTAACTCTCAGGTGCttctcagagaaggaaaagaaaactcttcatgtaaaggagaaaaaaatttttcacTTCATCAATTCTTATAGGAAGCAGCAAATTGTCACCTAGAGAATTTgtgaaacaataaaattaaatgcaaGTACTTgttaaaagttaaatattttcaattctcTGTGCATTGTGCTATTTATAAAAAGATGTTAAAAAGTCAGAAAGCACAGACTTTATATCTTTTTTAGCTAGGTCAGGTTTTATGAAGGACCTGATCCCTTAGGTGGTGGCCTGAATGATCAGAAGTACTTTAATAGGTAGAGATGAAGAATTACTCAATTCGAGGAAAAGGAGGATGAATATAGTGGGTTGAGAAaggagggttaaaaaaagacataCATAGAATATATTCACTATGCTCATGTTTGGTTTCTATTCAGGTCACCTATGGCCTCTTTGATCCACTCTTGAGTGACCCAGTCCAGTTTCCTTCTGTCTATCAGATGGCCCCCAGGGACACCTCTCTTCCTCTTGCCATGGTTCAATTAATGCTGCATTTCAAATGGACCTGGGTGGGATTGGTTGCCTCAGATGATTCAAGAAGTAGGAAATTCCTCAGGGACCTTCAAGATGAAATGGTCAGAAATGATGTCTGTGTTGCTTTTATATATGAGATCTTTACTGGGTTGACAGAGGATGAACTCCTTCATTCTTATTTTCTCGAAAAACTATCTGATTCTACAGCCAGCGTGATTGTAATTTATGGCAATACAGATGCACTACTCACCCTAAGGTTTAGCGAGATTCCTCATACCCTTGTATACAGAATGTGGGTCACCAGCAGTCACTGGGATATTGCCAAAAAACCAGGTTATGTCTATTTTGACAATTTCCATGGAGCTCTGATATTCTCAGAGCAGACAAGTAAGATTCCTGGTTTCAAACATTTTCTGAAAACCATTAACCCTGCCAAAGACTCAGAGAATATCTTCCTTCAGAACTTCTGGAACTCAGCTTTTGGATGTACATCtgaaattggaaaaggagatggagCTGTCTGTTCACCAAATGCTTCCTTGGACACACTGAGATTGAGCTATTTAGACATGACTATGTCTCACCAGAGTTACACTGTTTACAATGCTGTGTATGCTGTAGCCTGGGCCCTTCATGAAATGTTCTTGGTGAGATCAGAAATGGAATCTAATAGCAATGGAAACATCTTGGGTACTTATCGTTGGAAGGTAAGATCTCCCCTTTAGGTACTGATTTTCAAATATCTGACTATGGGTACTGTCACTCCAGGAAAGAGAGATGAGATTAATAACTCAGGTCTCCTCATTTTTCAGTGAGGAACTCTGTAGATTCTAAGCCTAATATGTCATTTCTGGCCATTTCATAGTTATCATCATTTCATTTACCTGATTTAAGATTTAGGAATGAGAATCAAACTCAACTGGTCCCTTAGAGTTTTGGGGAAGTTTTGTGGGTTGTCAttacttctctaattcatttcatGAATGAGGAatatgaggcaaacaaggttaatttACTTACTAAAGGTCTCACTGCtacctaataagtgtctgatgccaaatacaaaaatatgaaaatgactcTTCCTGACACCTGAACTCCAGACTTGGGGCTTTATACAATTTTACATCTAGCTGCCCACTAAAGGTTTTCACAGGGAGGTTGTGACCAGCAAAACTTCCTGTTCCATGCCTCCATCAGTCTAAGGAAGTCAAAGCCAGGTGTCTTTCCTCCCCCTAGCAGGCTTAGTTACTCCAGAGCATCATGGTACAACAGATGGACTCTTtgttttgaagtcagaaaacctgggttcaaaacttgtCTCTGAAATTTTTTTGCCAGTTATCATTGAACAATCCCTTGACTTCTATAGCTTTcaactttaaataaaaaatgttagaTTAAAAGACTCTAAGTGCCTTTCCAAATGGAGATCTAGATCTTAACATGAGATTTTGTCTCAAAACAGATTTTTGTATTgacttttcaaaataaatactggAGAATAGGAATTCCTGTAaagcacttaatagatgtttgttcaATGAAAAGTTCTCTTCAACTATAATCTTGAATTCCTGTTTCCCCTTTCTCTAAATCATTCTTTATAGAGTTGACAATAAATCAACtggcaatttaaaattttctactaTATGACAGTAACTATTCTACACAATGGAGATCTGAAGACAAAACTGTATAAATTCCCTACTCTGATGTACCTACCTATAGGGATCCAGATATGAATTAACCTTGAAAGTATTGTTGATGTATTCAAAAACTGAGTTTTGTGAACAATATGTTCATGTACCAAACTAAATGATTGGTTACTCAAGCCTTGTAAGAAAGTCTAACTCTGGGCTTATCATATTCTGGCTACTCCCTAAATCTCCCTAAAGTTAATTGGATTTAGGGGGGGCTCTGAGTCCTAAATCATCTCAGTTtacacctctttgatcttgtggttcTTAACTGAGCCAATGTTAAATTCTCTGCCATGTCACATGCTCATCAACTACCTCCCATCACCCATTCCTTGATTCTCCAATAAAATATTGGGGACACGTatagttctctctctttccagtCAGAGGAGCATGCACACTGGAGTCCATGTTGTTGAattctttgtctctgagtctttctttctttatagtgCTCCCTCTAAGTTAAAACCCCTCCAACCATTTTCTCTCAGTCTTCAGCTTCCCTTCTCAGATGTTCATCCTCAAATGTATTAATTTTGGGGTGCTTGACAGCAACACTAACAATGGAGAGGACAACATAAATATATCTcagcatatgtgtgtatgcat from Monodelphis domestica isolate mMonDom1 chromosome 4, mMonDom1.pri, whole genome shotgun sequence includes these protein-coding regions:
- the VN2R606 gene encoding vomeronasal 2 receptor 606 isoform X1 encodes the protein MLFQLFFFLLLQLPLSVGREEGNPCHEERTFSPTYYRDGDLVIGGFFPLLLHELDKLPYWKTFWFHPKDIIKHHQWQPKHYYQVLALMFAVEEINRNTKLLPNITLGFHIFNAYHNDDRTLESSLVWLSGQGPTIPNYSCESQGKSIVVIGGATSELTVSMGTLLELYRIPQVTYGLFDPLLSDPVQFPSVYQMAPRDTSLPLAMVQLMLHFKWTWVGLVASDDSRSRKFLRDLQDEMVRNDVCVAFIYEIFTGLTEDELLHSYFLEKLSDSTASVIVIYGNTDALLTLRFSEIPHTLVYRMWVTSSHWDIAKKPGYVYFDNFHGALIFSEQTSKIPGFKHFLKTINPAKDSENIFLQNFWNSAFGCTSEIGKGDGAVCSPNASLDTLRLSYLDMTMSHQSYTVYNAVYAVAWALHEMFLVRSEMESNSNGNILGTYRWKLHSFLKNIQFNNSAGNQVVLAEKNSVANYDILNYVTFGNDTEVLVKVGEFISEAPLGQDFIIQQKAIVWPRTWGEPLPSRCNEVCHPGFHIKAQEGKPVCCFDCAPCPQGQISNQTGKGQCMKCPEDQYPNRERMHCLPKRVTFLAYEETLGMALASIAAFFSLLTALILWVFVKHKDTPIVKANNRDLSYILLFSLSLCFLCSLFFIGRPTAISCLFRQTAFGVMFTVAISSILAKTITVVLAFRATRPGSKSRRWVGSRGPISLVVFCTTIQVILCTMWLLLSPPFPDADTHSDPEHIILECNEGSLIAFYSVLSYIAFLALGSFTVAFLARNLPDTFNEAKFITFSMLVFCSVWISFLPTYQSTKGKMMVAVEVFSILSSSAGLLGCIFIPKCYIILLQPQKNIRKFLKNNPNA